A single genomic interval of Paenibacillus macerans harbors:
- the spoIIR gene encoding stage II sporulation protein R, translated as MTKDRPYIRNFALMVFSLAMLLMSWEGQANDTAAAAGLIPQDSIRLRILANSDGAGDQIVKRKVRDAVVEQMNGWAARLDQPQSLEEARRIIRDNLPAIEEQVGETLKESGKNYDYKVELGVVPFPTKMYGGAVYPAGDYEALRVTLGEGKGKNWWCVLFPPLCFIDAGSGDALAGGGKTAATTAAAAAKGASDKAGLAAAAGGSVGADSAASPVEPDQVEVRFFLWDMLTKLGGWVTGLFA; from the coding sequence ATGACTAAAGACAGACCTTATATTCGCAATTTTGCGCTTATGGTTTTCAGTTTGGCGATGCTGCTGATGTCCTGGGAAGGGCAGGCTAACGATACCGCGGCGGCTGCGGGGCTGATCCCGCAGGATTCAATCCGGCTGCGCATTCTGGCGAATTCGGACGGCGCTGGCGACCAGATCGTAAAACGGAAGGTGCGCGATGCCGTCGTGGAGCAAATGAACGGCTGGGCCGCCCGGCTGGATCAGCCGCAAAGCCTGGAAGAAGCGCGGCGCATCATTCGCGACAATTTACCGGCCATCGAGGAGCAGGTAGGGGAAACGCTGAAGGAAAGCGGGAAAAACTACGATTACAAAGTGGAGCTTGGGGTTGTGCCGTTTCCGACGAAAATGTACGGCGGCGCCGTCTACCCGGCGGGCGATTACGAAGCGCTGCGCGTCACGCTCGGCGAGGGCAAGGGCAAAAACTGGTGGTGCGTGCTGTTTCCTCCGCTTTGCTTCATCGACGCCGGCAGCGGGGATGCGCTGGCTGGGGGCGGAAAAACGGCAGCTACGACGGCGGCGGCAGCGGCGAAAGGTGCTTCGGACAAAGCGGGCTTAGCGGCTGCTGCCGGCGGCAGTGTCGGCGCGGACTCGGCAGCCTCGCCCGTAGAGCCGGATCAAGTCGAGGTGCGGTTTTTCTTATGGGACATGCTGACCAAGTTAGGGGGCTGGGTTACGGGTTTGTTTGCCTGA